In the genome of Halodesulfovibrio sp. MK-HDV, the window CAAAGCGAAGGACTCGAAGTTACCGGATTCTTCTACAACCCCAACATTCACCCGACAAAAGAATATCTGCGTCGTCGTGAAGGGGCTCTCGAAGTAGCCAAGCGGTTCAACATCAAAGTCATTATGCGTGACCAAGATTATGATCCGCAAACATGGTTCCGTACCATGTGCTACCGAGAAGAAAACCGCTGCTTCCACTGCTACGCCATGCGCATGGAACGCGCGTTCTCAATAGGACGCAACGGCAACTTCGACTATGTGACCACAACCCTGCTCTATTCCAAAATGCAAAAGCATGAGGATATTAAAAAGCTCGGGGAAGATATGGCACAAGGTGGCAGCGCCAAGTTCCTCTATCGCGATTTCCGCACCGGCTGGAAGGAAGGTATTGAAACCTCCAAAGACTGGGGCGTATATCGCCAGCAGTACTGCGGCTGCCTCTACTCCGAAGGCGAACGATACGCCAAAGAGTTTAAAGACACCTGCGGACTGAAAAAGTAAATAATTAAAGAAGGCTGTTCTACAAATGTAGGACAGCCTTCTTTTGTTTTATTCAAGGAAGGCGTTTGAGATGTCTTCGACGAGCCTCCGGCAGCTGGGCTGAAACTGTTTCACTGTCTTAATCCGTAATCTCTCATTCTTCGAGCACGGCTAAAGCTTTGCAAAGTTTCCCCCAGACCCCCATCAAAACTTTTTAGTTGCGAGGTCTTTCTTTTCTTAAGTTCACCACGCGGCTTATGCTCCACTACCTTTCGTTGAACATGAAAGGGCTGTCCTACATAAGTAATCAGCCTTTTTTCTTTTTATTCGAAGAAAGTCTTTGGAATGTCTTCGACGAGCCTCCGGCGGCTGGGCTGAAAACTTTGGAAAGTTTTCCCCCAGACCCCCTTTCAAACTTTTTAGTTACGAGGTCTTTCTTTTCTTAAGGTTACCTCGCCGCTTATGCTCCATTACCTTCCGTTGAATAGAAAAGGGCTGTCCTGCATATGTAGGACAGCCCTTTTTTGGTTGTGGAAAGTTAGCGACCATCGCGACTGCCAACAAAATATGAGACTAGATGACCATCGCGTATAATCGGGGTCAAGGGGCGAGCCCCTTGCGGGAGGTGAAGGAGGGTGGAACCCTTCCTGCCCGTCGGAGACAAACTCCTACCCTATTCAATATAGCCAGGATCGTCTTCATCATTCATGCTTAGCGGCAGTGAACCTTTTTTAACCATAAACCAGACGAAACAACCAACACTGGCGGCGATACCGAACCAGCAGGAAACGTCGTACGGCAAATTGAAACCGATTTTTGCGTTTGCGAGATATGTGCTGACTACGCCTGTCATGAACACGGCAGGAATAACGGCGATCCAGTAGTTTTTGACATGCCTGACGAGATAAACTGCTGCTGTCCAGAGAACGACGGTTGCGAGTGTTGAGTTTGCAAAACCGAAGTAGCGCCAGATAACGGAGAATTCAGTTCTTGTGATGAGGAAACCTATGGCAAACAAAGGCACAGCAATAATGAGACGTTTGATGCTTTGTTTTTGAGGCATCTTAAAGAAATCTGCGATGATAAGCCGTGCAGAACGGAAGGCGGTATCACCGGAAGTAATCGGCAATACGATTACGCCAATAATGGCAAGGAACCCACCGATTGGCCCCATGAGAGTCATGGATATTTGATCAACAACGGCTGCTGGACCACCATTTGAAATAACGGCTTGGAGTGCTTCCGGAGTTTTGTAGAATGTCATACCCAAGGTTGCCCATACGAGTGCGATAAGTCCTTCACCGATCATTGCGCCGTAGAATACAGGACGTCCGCATTTTTCGTCTGGAATACAACGTGACATAAGCGGCGACTGTGTGGCGTGGAAGCCGGAGATAGCACCACAGGCAATGGTAATGAAAATAAGCGGCCAAAGCGGTAATCCTTGCGGGTTAGTGTTGGCAAGGGAAAGACCGTTTGGATAGAAATCGTAACCATCCCAGATGAGCATGAAGGTTAAACCAACTGCCATGATGATGAGAGTTACGGCAAAAAGTGGATAGAGGCGGCCAATAATTTTATCCACAGGAAGAATTGTTGCGATGAAGTAGTAAACAAAAATGAGTGCTGTCCAAGTGTATTTTGCATATGTCAGATCTTCAAAACCAAAGCCTACTTTTTTGGCTAAGAGCTCTGCAGGTCCGAGAACGAAAACAACACCGACGAGAAGCAGAAGAATGATGGAAAAAACATTCATGAACTGCTTGGCGAATGCACCAAGGTTATAGCCTACGGCATCCGGAATTGATTTACCGTCATATCGAACGGACATCATACCGGAAAAATAGTCGTGTACCCCGCCAGCAAAAATACTGCCTATGACAATCCATACAAGAGCTGTCGGGCCGTAGAGTGCGCCAAGGATAGGACCAAAAATGGGTCCAAGACCTGCGATGTTCAAAAGCTGGATAAGATATGCCTGCTTCTTGTTCATCTTAACAAAGTCTACACCGTCTTCCAGTCTACATGCTGGAGTGGCCTTACATGTATCGATACCAAAGTTGGCTTCAACCACCTTACTGTAAAAAAGATAACCCGCAATGAGCGCAGCTACTGCCAAAAAGAAATATACCATACCCTTCTCCTTAATTTGCTTTTTCTCATTAACGTATAGGAATGGGTGTACGGTGAATAAGATCGGGCATTATAGATAGTATATTATCTCTATCTATGTGTAATTGAGGATGTTTTTTCACAATCAAACTGTGGATTTTGGATACAAAAATGGGGAAAACTTGAATCTTCAAGTCTTCCCCACCTATGGAAAAATGTTCGTTCTTAAACACAAGGCAGCAATACCGCCACCTGCTGCGTTACTATTCTTCTGTTACAATCTGCGGAAGCATTTGCATAAGGTGATCCCTTACATCAAATACAAACTGGTTCAGAAGATTGGAACGATATTTCTGCCGGTTCATAACGGCATAAAGGCTGCGTTTAAGGCGTATCCCTTCGAGCTGCACAGGAAATAATTCCCCTTTTGCTAACTCGCGCTGGAAGCAGAACGGAGACATACAACTAAGCGTTCCCGGGTTTTTCAACACGGACTTAATTGCTTCCATATGTTCAAGTTCCATAAATATGTTCAAATCTTTTTTGGACTGCCCCAAGTGGTTCCACATTGTCTGGCGAGTACCGGAGCCCTGCTCACGCAGAATCCAGTCTAGATCTAACAGCTCAGACAATCTGTACTCTTGTAAGCCAGCCATATATTTGTCAGCTGTTACAACAACGAGCTCTTCTTTAAAAATTTCCTCAAACTCTGCGGAATGTGATTCATAATCACCTTCGATAAAGCCTAAGTTAATTTCACCACTCTCAACGTGCTCAACAACCTGCTCTGAGTTGTAGTTAATAACTTCAATCTGGCTCTGAGGATATTTGGTTTTGAACGTATAGAGAACTTGCGGCAGGATGTAATCCGCAAAGGTAGAGCTCGCGCCAACGCGAAGTACGCCGGCCATTCGGTCACGTTTGAACAACGTTTCTACATCACGTATCTGCTCAAACGCAGGCTCGAGACACTCCATAAGAATTTTACCATTCTCGTTGGGTACGAGTCTATTGCTGATTCGGTCGAACAATCGTTCACCCACAGTCTGCTCTAGTGCTTTAATCGCCATTGAGACAGCAGAATGAGTCAAAAAATGCTCCTGCGCTACTGCCCCGATATGTGGATTACGCATAAGCGAAAGGAATAATTCGATTTGCCTGATGGTAATATTCATAGGATCCTCTTTCAAAAAAAATGAATGAATCTTTCAATATTATAAACTTGAAATTTAATCTACTACGGTTATTGTCTCCTCACAGACGAATTCTACTATCATACTAGTACTGCCATATTTTGTACGATAGACGAATATATATGACCTACTTCCTCCTTTTTGTGAAAAATCTCCTGTACCACGAACGGGAGATTTTTTGTTTTTGCAGGCGTATCTCTAACTACAGAACTGTTTGGAATTACTAGCATATTTCAAAAGTTCATATGTCAGAGGTATTCAAAGGAGTGCGCTTTTCTGGTGCACACACTAGAAAAGCGTTGCTCCTTGGGTTTTCGTTCTTCTGGCTGAGACAAGCTAGTGCAGTGCCCGGTCACATAACTCTTATACAGAATACGTACTGTATTCTTTGTAACAAGTTATTTACGAACCGAAGCAGGTTGCACGCGTAATCAGCCGGTTACACTATGAGCTGCCCCTCATAGTGTTTGTTGGAATTTCCCGGG includes:
- a CDS encoding LysR family transcriptional regulator, giving the protein MNITIRQIELFLSLMRNPHIGAVAQEHFLTHSAVSMAIKALEQTVGERLFDRISNRLVPNENGKILMECLEPAFEQIRDVETLFKRDRMAGVLRVGASSTFADYILPQVLYTFKTKYPQSQIEVINYNSEQVVEHVESGEINLGFIEGDYESHSAEFEEIFKEELVVVTADKYMAGLQEYRLSELLDLDWILREQGSGTRQTMWNHLGQSKKDLNIFMELEHMEAIKSVLKNPGTLSCMSPFCFQRELAKGELFPVQLEGIRLKRSLYAVMNRQKYRSNLLNQFVFDVRDHLMQMLPQIVTEE
- a CDS encoding epoxyqueuosine reductase QueH; amino-acid sequence: MARVLLHMCCGPCSITTIKELQSEGLEVTGFFYNPNIHPTKEYLRRREGALEVAKRFNIKVIMRDQDYDPQTWFRTMCYREENRCFHCYAMRMERAFSIGRNGNFDYVTTTLLYSKMQKHEDIKKLGEDMAQGGSAKFLYRDFRTGWKEGIETSKDWGVYRQQYCGCLYSEGERYAKEFKDTCGLKK
- a CDS encoding carbon starvation protein A — protein: MVYFFLAVAALIAGYLFYSKVVEANFGIDTCKATPACRLEDGVDFVKMNKKQAYLIQLLNIAGLGPIFGPILGALYGPTALVWIVIGSIFAGGVHDYFSGMMSVRYDGKSIPDAVGYNLGAFAKQFMNVFSIILLLLVGVVFVLGPAELLAKKVGFGFEDLTYAKYTWTALIFVYYFIATILPVDKIIGRLYPLFAVTLIIMAVGLTFMLIWDGYDFYPNGLSLANTNPQGLPLWPLIFITIACGAISGFHATQSPLMSRCIPDEKCGRPVFYGAMIGEGLIALVWATLGMTFYKTPEALQAVISNGGPAAVVDQISMTLMGPIGGFLAIIGVIVLPITSGDTAFRSARLIIADFFKMPQKQSIKRLIIAVPLFAIGFLITRTEFSVIWRYFGFANSTLATVVLWTAAVYLVRHVKNYWIAVIPAVFMTGVVSTYLANAKIGFNLPYDVSCWFGIAASVGCFVWFMVKKGSLPLSMNDEDDPGYIE